One Perognathus longimembris pacificus isolate PPM17 chromosome 2, ASM2315922v1, whole genome shotgun sequence DNA segment encodes these proteins:
- the Tas2r16 gene encoding taste receptor type 2 member 16 produces the protein MVILPVTIIFIFIYVLESLTIIAQSSFVIAVLGREWVRAKRLSPLEMILTSLSSCRFCLQLLSMIYDFCFFMNPSKIFWSIALCWEFTSHVTVWLTSLLALFYCVKVSSFTHPIFFWLRWRVLRLVPQLILGTLVIAFVTTIPSSIRSRIRLEITATEYLRQNRSLMERIRMFDSLYITPQKITALCIPFLLFLVSIILLITSLIRHWKQIQQPSNVCSNSSMKAQSSALRSLVIFLIFFTSYILSILISYLGVLFDSRSWYWAWEAAIYAIVTANSTLMMLSIPALKKVLKTKCWGPEAA, from the coding sequence ATGGTAATCCTCCCAGTCActatcatcttcatcttcatctatgTGCTTGAGTCTTTGACAATCATTGCCCAGAGCAGCTTTGTTATTGCAGTGCTGGGCAGAGAGTGGGTGCGGGCAAAAAGATTGTCACCTTTGGAAATGATTTTAACCAGTCTGAGCAGCTGTCGTTTCTGTCTACAATTGCTATCGATGAtttatgatttttgtttctttatgaaCCCTAGCAAAATATTTTGGAGCATAGCACTCTGCTGGGAATTCACCAGTCATGTGACAGTCTGGTTAACCAGCTTGCTTGCTCTCTTCTACTGTGTCAAGGTATCTTCCTTCACGCATCCCATCTTTTTCTGGCTGAGGTGGCGAGTTTTGAGACTGGTTCCTCAATTGATACTGGGTACTTTGGTGATTGCTTTTGTGACAACCATCCCTTCATCTATTAGGAGTCGGATCCGATTGGAAATAACTGCCACAGAGTATTTACGCCAAAACAGAAGTTTGATGGAGAGAATTAGGATGTTTGACTCACTTTATATCACACCTCAGAAGATAACTGCGCTGTGTATTCCCTTCCTCCTGTTCCTGGTCTCCATCATCTTGCTTATAACTTCGCTGATCCGGCACTGGAAGCAGATTCAACAGCCTAGCAACGTCTGTTCCAACTCCAGTATGAAAGCTCAGTCTTCTGCCCTGAGGTCTCTTGtcatcttcctcattttcttcaccTCTTACATTCTGAGTATACTAATCTCTTACCTAGGAGTCCTATTTGATAGCAGATCTTGGTACTGGGCCTGGGAAGCTGCCATCTATGCTATTGTTACTGCTAATTCCACTTTGATGATGCTGAGCATCCCTGCATTGAAAAAGGTTCTAAAGACAAAGTGCTGGGGTCCAGAGGCTGCCTGA